The nucleotide sequence GCGCTCTGGGAACCTTGCGCAGTACGACGGCGGCCATCACTGCTGCTCCTGCCATCAGTACCAGCCCAATCGCCGCGGTGATGTGGACGCCGGAGTTGAAGGCTATCCGGGCGGCGGTGGTCAGTGCCTCCGACAACTGGGCGGGGAGCCCGGATGCCGCGTCAACCGCACCTGCCAGAGTCTCCCCGGACTTCCTCGCCGCCTCTGTGGGCACACCGTCGGGAATGACGAGGTTGTGCTGGTAGGACGCGGTGAGGATTGAACCGAGCACGGCTGTTCCCAGGAGGGAACCGAGTTCGTAACCGGTCTCGGAGATGGCCGAGGCCGCCCCTGATTTGTCTGCCGGCACGGACGCCAGGATGAGGTCGTTGGAGATGGTCTCCGCTGCACCCACGCCGACGGCCAGGACCGTCAGGGCTGACAGGAGGAACACCGGTCCGCTGCCGTGGTCACCCACGACGGCCACCAGGTAGCCTATGGCGCTCAGTGTCAGTCCGCCGGCCACCACGAAGCCGGGCCGTACTTTCTTGACCAGCGGTACTACGAGCAGGCCGGCGATGACGGTGGCCAGGAGGGCCGGGATCATGGCGATGCCGGCTTCCATGGGGGACTGCCCTTCGACCAGCTGCAGGTGCTGGGCAAAGAAGTAGATGAACCCCGTCATGGAAAACAGGGATAGCACGTTGGCCACGATGGCCGTGCTAAAGACCTTGTTCTTGAACAGGGAAACATCCAGCATGGGGCTTTCGATCCTTTGCTGGCGGCGGACGAACAGAATGCCCATCACCAGGCCAAAGCCCATGAAAGCAGCAGCTGACGCACCGAAGCCGTGGACCGCGAATTCCTTGATGCCGTAAACGAAGGGCGCCATGGTGACCACGGACAGGACAATGCTGGACACATCCACCCGGCCGGGGTTGGCGTCCTTGGACTCGGGAATGAGTACCCGGCCAAAGGCAAGGAGTGGCAGAAGCAGGAATGCTGCTACCAGGAAGACGGCGCCCCACCAGAAGTGCTCCACCAGCCAGCCGCCGAAGATGGGACCAAGGGCTGCGCCGCCGGAGAATCCGGCAGCCCATACAGCGATCGCGAGCCGACGGCGGTTGGGGTCGGTAAAGATGTTCCTTATCAAGGACAACGTGGATGGCATCAGCATGGCGCCGAAGACGCCGAGTGCAGCGCGTCCGGCAATAAGCCACTCCGCGGACGGAGCGAATGCCGTAGCAGCCGAAACCGCCGCGAAGCCTGTGCTGCCGATCAGAAGCAACCGGCGTCGTCCGATCCGGTCACCAAGGTTGCCCATGGAGACCAGGAGCGCAGCGAGCACCAGCGGGTAGGCGTCAACGATCCACAGGAGCTGTATGCCGCCCACGTCCAGGGAGCGGGCGATTTCCGGCAGGGCAAAAGTGAGCGCGGTGTTATCGACGGCCACCAGCAGCACCGGGAACATCAGCAGTGCCAAGGCCGTCCAGTCGCGCCACGGTGCAGCCGGGCCCGTCAAGGGGGCGGCGGAACGGGGTGCTTGGGTTGAGGACGGCGAGAACATGCCTTTTACTGTACCGTCCAGACGGTATAGTTACAAATTCAACCCCCGCAATTCTTTAGGGAATGATGTACACATGCCACGAAAACCAGTTGCCCGGGACGCCGTCCTGGATGCCTACGAATCCCTCCTGATCGAGGTAGGGGAGCGGGCCGCTACCCTGGATGCCGTCGCCAAGAGGGCCGGTGTCTCCAAGGGCGGGCTGCTGTATCACTTCCCCAACAAGGAAGCCCTGATCAGCGCCTTGCTGGAACGCCTGGACGAGTTGGCGCAGGAGGACATTGAGCAGATGAAGGCCGCGCCGGACGGTTCGGCCGCCTACTTCATCCGGTCCTCCCTCTGGGCCGACACCCCCATGGACAGGGCCTTCGTTGCCGCCACCAGGCTCGCTGAAGTAGCCCATGAGGAAACGCGGCGGCGCTTCGCAGGAATCCAGCAGCAGTGGCTTGATGTCCTGGCCGAAGACGTAGGACCGGAGATCGCCAAGGCCGTCAGCTACATGGGCGACGGCCTTTATTTCAACGCGATGTTCGAGGGCGGGCAGGGGGCCGGCATCGCCGGTCGGGAGGCCGACGTCGAAATCCTGCTGGGGGTCCTGGACCGCCTGCGGAAGTGACTGCTCATCCATTTGCCGCAGGGCCTTGCACGTAGGACAATTAAGCCTTGTGGCGTGCCCAGCGTGGCGCCCACAGACAACTGAACATGCCTTTGATCTGCGGCGGGAGAGTCCTGCAGGCACGTGATGCAGGCGCCGTAGGAGCAAACCCTCCCCAGGAATCTCTCAGGCCCACGCACCGCCGCGGCGAGGCAACTCTGGAAAGCAGCAGGCACTCCACGCCATTGACGTGGGATGCTGTGCTCACCGACGGTGCAAGCGATTCGTTGTGCGGACAACACGCGGAAACTCTCAGGTCCAATACAGAGCGGGGAGGAACCCGAGCCGCTGTGGCGTACCCAAACGCCGCCCAAGTATTGGAGTTCCTTCGTGACGGTTAGTTCTGCCTCCACCACCTTCGTCGATCGGCATATCGGCGCCCGCCGCCAGGCCGACATTGAGACCATGCTCAAGTCCGTTGGCTACGACTCTGTTGACTCGCTGGTCGACACTGCCGTTCCGAACGACATCCGCCAGGACGTCGCCCTCACCTTGCAGAACGCGCTGAGCGAAGTCGAGGTCCTGGCCGAGCTGCGCAAGCTCGCCTCCAAGAACAAGACCGCGGTCCAGATGATCGGCCAGGGCTACTACGACACCATCACGCCGCCGGTCATCCGCCGCAACATCCTTGAGTCCCCGGCCTGGTACACCGCTTACACCCCGTACCAGCCTGAAATTTCGCAGGGCCGCCTTGAAGCACTCCTGAATTTCCAGACCATGGTCCAGGACCTCGTTGGCCTGCCTATCGCCAACGCCTCGCTGCTTGACGAAGCAACCGCCGTGGCCGAGGCCGTCCTCATGATGCGCCGCGCCAACAAGAACAAGGCCGTGCAGGACGGCAAGACTGTGCTCGACGCAGACTGCCTCCCGCAGACCATCGCCATCGTCAAGGGCCGTGCTGAAGCCCTCGGCTTCGAGGTTGAGGTTGCCGATCTTTCAGCCGGCCTTCCGGAAGGTGCCATCAACGGCGTCGTCCTCCAGCAGCCCGGTGTTTCCGGCCGCGTCTTCGACCACTCCGCCGTCATTGCCGAGGCCAAGGAACGCGGCGCACTGGTCACCGTTGCCGCCGACCTCCTTTCCCTGACGCTCATCACCCCTCCGGGTGAGCAGGGCGCTGACATCGCCGTGGGTTCCGCCCAGCGCCTGGGTGTCCCGCTCTTCTTCGGCGGCCCGCACGCGGCCTACATGGCCGTCCAGAAGGGTCTCGAGCGTTCCATGCCGGGCCGTCTGGTGGGCGTTTCCAAGGACGACGCCGGTGTCCCCGCCTACCGTCTGGCCCTGCAGACCCGCGAACAGCACATCCGCCGCGAGAAGGCCACGTCCAACATCTGCACCGCGCAGGCGCTGCTGGCCATCGTCGCTTCGATGTACGCCGTCTACCACGGCCCCGAAGGCCTGAAAGCGATCGCCGAGACCGCCCACAGCCACGCCCGCACGCTCGCAGCGTCCCTGAAGGCTGCCGGCGTCGAGGTCCTCCACGGTTCGTTCTTCGACACCCTCACGGTCCGCGTCCCGGGCAAGGCAGCAGAGATCGTCGCCGCCGCCGAGGCCAAGGGCATCAACCTGCGCGGCATCGATGCCGACACTGTTGGCATCTCCGTTGATGAGACGACTACGTCCGACATCGTCGGCCGCCTGCTCGATGTCTTTGGCGCTTCGGTCACCGATGCCGCCGAGGACTTTGCCCTGGAGGCTTCCGTTGAGCGCACCAGCGCATTCATGCAGCACCCGGTGTTCAACACCCACCGCTCCGAAACCCAGCTCCTGCGCTACATCCGCAAGCTCTCTGACCGCGACCTCGCGCTGGACCGCACCATGATCCCGCTCGGTTCCTGCACCATGAAGCTCAACGCCACTGCCGAGATGGAAGCCATTTCCTGGCCGGAGTTCGCCTCCATCCACCCGTTCGCTCCGGATTCCCAGACCGAGGGCTGGCGTGAGCTCATCAGCGACCTCGAAGCCCAGCTGACCGAAATCACCGGCTACGACCAAGTCTCCATCCAGCCCAACGCCGGTTCCCAGGGCGAGCTCGCAGGCCTGCTGGCCATCCGCGGCTACCACCTGTCCAACGGCGATGACCAGCGCAACGTCTGCCTCATCCCGGCGTCCGCGCACGGCACGAACGCTGCCTCGGCAGTGCTGGCCGGCATGAAGGTCGTGGTGGTGGCCACCGCTCCTGATGGCACCATCGACCACGTTGACCTGAAGGCCAAGATCGAAGCCCACCGCGACGCCCTTTCGGCCATCATGATCACCTACCCGTCCACGCACGGCGTGTACGACGCCGACGTCCGCGAAGTCTGCGATGCCATCCACGAGGCCGGCGGCCAGGTTTACATCGACGGCGCCAACCTCAACGCACTTGTGGGATTGGCCCAGCCGGGCAAGTTCGGCGGCGACGTCTCGCACCTGAACCTGCACAAGACCTTCTGCATCCCGCACGGCGGCGGCGGACCGGGCGTTGGCCCGGTTGCTGCCAAGGCACACCTGGCGCCGTTCATGCCCGGTGACGCGGCATCCTGGACCGAAGGCAACGATGTCCCGATTTCGGCATCCCGCTTCGGTTCGGCCGGTGTCCTCCCGATCTCCTGGGCGTACGTGAAGCTCATGGGTGGCCAGGGCCTGACCGAAGCCACCAAGTCCGCGCTGCTGGCTGCGAACTACATCGCATCGCGCCTCAACGAGCACTTCCCGGTGCTCTACACGGGTGAAGGCGGACTCGTGGCCCACGAGTGCATCCTGGACCTGCGTGAACTGACCGCGAAGACCGGCGTCACGGCCGAGGATGTGGCCAAGCGTCTCATCGACTTCGGCTTCCACGCCCCCACCCTGGCCTTCCCGGTTGCGGGTACCTTGATGGTGGAGCCCACCGAGTCCGAGGACCTCGTGGAGATTGACCGCTTCATCGAAGCCATGATCACCATCCGCAAGGAAATCGACCAGGTGGCCCACGGCGACTTCTCCGTGCAGGATTCCCCGCTTCGCCGGGCGCCCCACACGGCTGCCGCCGTCGTAACTTCTGATTGGGACCGCGCGTACCCGCGCGAGCAGGCCGCCTTCCCGGTCCACCACCTCAAGCAGGACAAGTACTTCCCGCCCGTTGGCCGCATTGACGGTGCCGCGGGCGACCGCAACCTGGTCTGCTCCTGCCCACCGATCGAAGACTTCGAAAACTAAGGACTCGTCATGACTGAGAACTACACAGCCCTTTACGAAGAACACAAGAAACTTGGCGCGTCGTTCACCGACTTCGGTGGCTGGCAGATGCCGCTCAAGTACTCCTCCGAGTTGGCCGAGCACCACGCAGTCCGCAAGTCCGCAGGCCTGTTCGACCTCTCCCACATGGGCGAAGTCTGGGTCACCGGCCCCGAAGCCGCAGCCTTCCTGGACTACGCCCTGGTGGGCAAGATCTCGGCCATGGCGGACGGCAAGGCCAAGTACTCGCTGATCTGCCAGGAAGACGGCGGCATCATCGACGACCTCATTACCTATCGCCGTGGTGCCGACAAGTTCCTGGTGGTGCCGAACGCCGGCAACGCCAAGGTTGTGGCTGACGCTTTGCTTGAACGCGCCGCCGGTTTCGACGTCGTGGTTGACGACGCCTCCGCCGAGACGTCCCTGATTGCCGTGCAGGGTCCGCTCGCCGAAGCCATCCTGCTGCGCCTGGTTCCGGCCGACCAGCACGCGCTGGTCACCGGGCTCAAGTACTACGCCGCAGTTGAGGTGACCTTCCTGGTGGCAGGCAGCGGCCAGGACCTTCTCCTTGCACGCACCGGCTACACGGGCGAGGACGGTTTCGAGATCTTCGTACCCAACGAATCCGCTGCCGCGCTGTGGCAGGCAATTGCCGCCGTCGCCGAAGAAGGAGAACTGGTTCCGGCCGGCCTTGCCTCCCGCGATTCCCTGCGCCTGGAAGCCGGCATGCCGCTCTACGGCAACGAGCTCTCCCGTGAAGGCAACCCCTTCGCTGCAGGGCTCGGAGCCGTGGTGGCGCTGTCCAAGGAAGGTGACTTCGTTGGCAAGGACGCACTGGCTGCGTTGAAGGCCGACGGTGCCGGTTCCACCACGGGACGCAAGCTCGTGGGCCTCAAGGGCCTGGGGCGTCGCGCCGGACGCGGCCACTACCCGGTCCTCAAGGACGGCGCGGTAGTCGGCGAAGTGACCTCCGGCCAGCCCAGTCCGACCCTCGGGTACCCGGTAGCGTTGGCATATGTCGACGTCGAACACACCGAGCTTGGAACCGCGCTGGACATTGACCTGCGTGGCAAGAGCGAGCCGTTCGAAGTCGTCGCACTGCCTTTCTACAAGCGCCAAAAGTAGCGAGTTTTTGTACAGCTAATGACCCCATAGCCCAGCTATAAAGGCATTAGCTGTACAAAATCTCCACGTTTTTCATTTCGACCACGTAAAGGAAACAGAATGCCCAAAGTAGCGCCCGAACTTCAGTACTCCGACGAGCACGAGTGGGTCTCCCGCGGCGAGGGGAACTCGGTGTCCGTCGGGATCTCCGAGGTTGCCACCGACGCACTGGGTGACATTGTGTACGTTGACCTGCCCGAGGTCGGTTCGACTGTGACCGCAGGCGCGACCTGTGGCGAAGTTGAATCCACCAAGTCCGTCTCCGACCTGTACTCGCCCGTCACCGGCGAGGTCACGGAAATCAACGACGCCGTTGTTTCGGACCCGGCCCTGATCAACAACGACCCCTACGGCGCCGGCTGGCTCTTCAAGGTCGCTGCTGAGTCCGACGGCCCGCTGCTCTCGGCAGAGGAATACGCCTCCAAGAACGGCGGCGACCTCTCCTAAGGTCCGCGCTCCGGCACGGAACGAGCGTGCAGGGCGTAGCGTTTGTAGTAACTGAATAATTTGCGACGCCGGGTTGCCGCCTTTGGGGGCCATCCGGCGTCGTGCTTCGGTCGTCTTCCGCCACAAGCGGGGGAGGCCATCCGGCAGGACCATCTGCCGGACCGTTTCAAGCTGTATAAAAGGGATCCCGGCTATGGCTGTTGGTGTTTTCGATCTGTTCTCTGTG is from Paenarthrobacter nicotinovorans and encodes:
- a CDS encoding MFS transporter, producing MFSPSSTQAPRSAAPLTGPAAPWRDWTALALLMFPVLLVAVDNTALTFALPEIARSLDVGGIQLLWIVDAYPLVLAALLVSMGNLGDRIGRRRLLLIGSTGFAAVSAATAFAPSAEWLIAGRAALGVFGAMLMPSTLSLIRNIFTDPNRRRLAIAVWAAGFSGGAALGPIFGGWLVEHFWWGAVFLVAAFLLLPLLAFGRVLIPESKDANPGRVDVSSIVLSVVTMAPFVYGIKEFAVHGFGASAAAFMGFGLVMGILFVRRQQRIESPMLDVSLFKNKVFSTAIVANVLSLFSMTGFIYFFAQHLQLVEGQSPMEAGIAMIPALLATVIAGLLVVPLVKKVRPGFVVAGGLTLSAIGYLVAVVGDHGSGPVFLLSALTVLAVGVGAAETISNDLILASVPADKSGAASAISETGYELGSLLGTAVLGSILTASYQHNLVIPDGVPTEAARKSGETLAGAVDAASGLPAQLSEALTTAARIAFNSGVHITAAIGLVLMAGAAVMAAVVLRKVPRAQ
- a CDS encoding TetR/AcrR family transcriptional regulator — protein: MPRKPVARDAVLDAYESLLIEVGERAATLDAVAKRAGVSKGGLLYHFPNKEALISALLERLDELAQEDIEQMKAAPDGSAAYFIRSSLWADTPMDRAFVAATRLAEVAHEETRRRFAGIQQQWLDVLAEDVGPEIAKAVSYMGDGLYFNAMFEGGQGAGIAGREADVEILLGVLDRLRK
- the gcvP gene encoding aminomethyl-transferring glycine dehydrogenase, producing the protein MTVSSASTTFVDRHIGARRQADIETMLKSVGYDSVDSLVDTAVPNDIRQDVALTLQNALSEVEVLAELRKLASKNKTAVQMIGQGYYDTITPPVIRRNILESPAWYTAYTPYQPEISQGRLEALLNFQTMVQDLVGLPIANASLLDEATAVAEAVLMMRRANKNKAVQDGKTVLDADCLPQTIAIVKGRAEALGFEVEVADLSAGLPEGAINGVVLQQPGVSGRVFDHSAVIAEAKERGALVTVAADLLSLTLITPPGEQGADIAVGSAQRLGVPLFFGGPHAAYMAVQKGLERSMPGRLVGVSKDDAGVPAYRLALQTREQHIRREKATSNICTAQALLAIVASMYAVYHGPEGLKAIAETAHSHARTLAASLKAAGVEVLHGSFFDTLTVRVPGKAAEIVAAAEAKGINLRGIDADTVGISVDETTTSDIVGRLLDVFGASVTDAAEDFALEASVERTSAFMQHPVFNTHRSETQLLRYIRKLSDRDLALDRTMIPLGSCTMKLNATAEMEAISWPEFASIHPFAPDSQTEGWRELISDLEAQLTEITGYDQVSIQPNAGSQGELAGLLAIRGYHLSNGDDQRNVCLIPASAHGTNAASAVLAGMKVVVVATAPDGTIDHVDLKAKIEAHRDALSAIMITYPSTHGVYDADVREVCDAIHEAGGQVYIDGANLNALVGLAQPGKFGGDVSHLNLHKTFCIPHGGGGPGVGPVAAKAHLAPFMPGDAASWTEGNDVPISASRFGSAGVLPISWAYVKLMGGQGLTEATKSALLAANYIASRLNEHFPVLYTGEGGLVAHECILDLRELTAKTGVTAEDVAKRLIDFGFHAPTLAFPVAGTLMVEPTESEDLVEIDRFIEAMITIRKEIDQVAHGDFSVQDSPLRRAPHTAAAVVTSDWDRAYPREQAAFPVHHLKQDKYFPPVGRIDGAAGDRNLVCSCPPIEDFEN
- the gcvT gene encoding glycine cleavage system aminomethyltransferase GcvT; this encodes MTENYTALYEEHKKLGASFTDFGGWQMPLKYSSELAEHHAVRKSAGLFDLSHMGEVWVTGPEAAAFLDYALVGKISAMADGKAKYSLICQEDGGIIDDLITYRRGADKFLVVPNAGNAKVVADALLERAAGFDVVVDDASAETSLIAVQGPLAEAILLRLVPADQHALVTGLKYYAAVEVTFLVAGSGQDLLLARTGYTGEDGFEIFVPNESAAALWQAIAAVAEEGELVPAGLASRDSLRLEAGMPLYGNELSREGNPFAAGLGAVVALSKEGDFVGKDALAALKADGAGSTTGRKLVGLKGLGRRAGRGHYPVLKDGAVVGEVTSGQPSPTLGYPVALAYVDVEHTELGTALDIDLRGKSEPFEVVALPFYKRQK
- the gcvH gene encoding glycine cleavage system protein GcvH, which translates into the protein MPKVAPELQYSDEHEWVSRGEGNSVSVGISEVATDALGDIVYVDLPEVGSTVTAGATCGEVESTKSVSDLYSPVTGEVTEINDAVVSDPALINNDPYGAGWLFKVAAESDGPLLSAEEYASKNGGDLS